TCTAATGCCTGGAAGAACAAAGTTAATCATACCGGTGATTTGTTCCTCTGATCGAAAAGTGTCAAAGAAGCCAGTATTGAActaggaaatattggatcgaaCGGCTTTCTTATCACTTTGATAACGAACCTCCTCTGGTTTTTCCTGTTCCTCTAAAGATATAGCTTCCTCTATAATTTTATACGCTTCATTATGTCTGGATTCTATGTTGGAATACGTTTTGGACCATTCTGAATCGCGAATTGAACCGTTTGCGTTTCCCATTTCGGACATTTTTTCCATATCTTGATTAATCTATTGAAAATCCACTTCACACAAATTAAAACGAtgaattatttgtgtatttatttCAAACAGAGATATAGATAGATATCTCTGATTTCAAATCTCGTTTGTCCTTCTATGGACAATGATTCACGCAATTTGACAAGTATGACGAAATAACCTTTGTAATTGTGAAAATTGCAGCAGTTATCAGTTTAACGTGTAATTGATTGTTTTCAAAGTAGAACATAACATGGTGTTATTATTCTACAGGAAATTTCCAATGAAAATAAGTGTAAAGGGAGATTGACGatcatttggaattttttgaaaagttCATAGAGTTTTAGAAAGGTATTGTTTTAAGCCGCCATGGGCTCAGTACTATGAATTATTTAGCCATAAAATTTTATTCGCGATTACAGCGTTTTTCATTAACGGGTAATTTTTATTGGGAAATCGTTATCAGAATGGAACGTGGGGGTGCGAATTTTCTGGCCAACTCGACTATCATTCGAGGACAAATTAACGAATCActctttattttattatttttattgaatcaaTTGGTCGAAACTTCTGATTCCGAGAGTATTACATATTGAtgactgaaaattagaatttttattGTATAGAAtgcaataaataattattttttgaaacGCCAAGATTGTTAGTTTAGGTCAGGCTTTGTGATCTTTGATTATAGGTGTGGAATGTGGACAGAATGATGAACAGGAACTACCTCATTTATTGATAAATAATACTGccaacaatttgaaaaaatatcacattcaatgtgtaaaaaaaaataaatatttttctttaaatACATAATAATCTTTGTGACTAGCAAAAATAAATTTACACATGGATAAGGTACAACAAAATGTAGAATGCATATGACTAGCAATAGTTTCACTGGATAAGCTGCTTCAAATCGACTTAGGCATTTGATTATTGCGGTTAATTAGAATACTGGCCGAGCAGAGTTTTGTCGACTTCTGAAACaaacacagaaaaaaattttggttcttCTATGTCTTACAGTAAATGACATTCTGTCAAAAATAACTTAACTGTCTTGTCAAAAAAACTGTTGTGAAATAACACTCACTTCTGGTTATGAACCTCGACGATATTCCTAATGGCCTGTTTGTATTTCCCCTCTTTCTCGAGCTTCGAGGTGGCGCTTTTCACGGCCACGGAGTGAGCCGGTAACTTTATGTGGTTGTTTTGGCTCTCTTGCGTTATTATATTGCTAACGAAAGCCTTAATTTGCGGGCAGACAGCGGGGTAAGTGTAGTCTTGGGTTGTGCGTAGAGGCATGTCCAGATTCAAATCCAGGATATTTTCACCCTGAAATACGAAGTCAGCCGTTCAATATACACTAAACGTCCGATCATGCATCgagtctcaccctgtatttggATGAATTGTGGGAACGTTGGACAGCATAATCGGATATTGGTCTCCTGTAATTGTGAGCAATAGGTCTGGCAAGCTTATATTGTTCCTTATTTAGGATCCAGTTGTCTTTGTCGTCGTCGAAATAGGCCAGGTTCAACAGGCGCGTCCTTTCTTCGGTGGGAACGAAATTGTCGATGATGAGGAACCTTTTTCGGAGCTGCCTAAAACGATGGAAAAAATCGATAAATGTGATAGGACCGATGAAATCTCTCTTACATCGACGCGTTGTCGTTGGACTCTTCGATCTCTTTCCTACTCCTAACGTATTCCTCATGGCAATCTTTTATTTCCTGCTTGACCGACTGCAATCTAGCGTACAACCTTTTCAGCTTGTCCCTCTTGAAATCGACCTCTTGCTGGAGACTGGCGAATACCTGCTTCAACTCGTGGCAATTTTCCTCTTCCTCTTCTATTTTTTGTTGGATTTCTATCTCCCTTttctaaacaaaaatttcaaattgtaaATTAACCTTTAAAACTAAAATCTATGATCATAGAGTTGAACCATAgactaatatttttttattattagtctatgggtagaacatagaatatccaTTATTCTAGTTCTATGGAGTAGGTCATTTGCGTAAGATGTTGCCACATATTGCAAAATATCTGATTTTCCTGCGAAAAATCTATGGTTCACTGATAACTAATAAATTTTTCCGAGAAATAGACCCACCTTTCGCGCGGCGATCTCCAGCCTCTGCTGCTCGAGCTTCATCTCGTTCTCCTTGACGCTATCCACCAAATTTCCGCCGTGCACCATCTGGTTCTCCAACGTCTTCAGCTGCTTGGCCAGTTCGCTCACCTCCACCTTGCTCAGTTCcaattttttcaccttttcctCTTTCTCGTTGTCGTCGTCGTCGTCCTCGCTGCTCACCTCGTACTCGATCTGACCCGTCAGCTCTATCCCCCTGTTCTTCTCCTCGATGAGCCTCTTCAGCCGTTCGATCTCCTCCTGCAGCTCCAGCAACTTGGTGTTTTTGATGTCTTCGTTCTTGATCGGTTGGTTCTTGATCGACTTTGCCCGGTAGGCGTATCTGAAACGTTCGAATTGGAGGTTAAAACGAATCCTGTCAAAATTCTATGGACGGGACTGGTCTATGTTTGACGTGAATATCACATGTTTCTATGCACTCATTTACCTTAACGTTACAATAGTTTCCTCATAATTTGTATTTGCGGGACCGATATTGGCAATCATGATGGTTTTACTATTTCCGCCTAGAGAATCTTGTAACAGTCTTGTGAGTTTGGAGTCCCTGTAAGGTATATGTGCGGAGTTCTCAGCCAACGCGTAAATAACGTTTCCTGAAAATAAATTCGTTCGTTTTCTCTTCATCTAAATTTCGAAATTGGCACTTTCTCACTcacccaaagaagataacgccTTGTTGATCTTGGTAGCTTCTCTCAACCTGTCTCCGGTAGCTCCGGTTTTGGCCTGTCTCTCACTGCCCGCCAAATCGATAAGGTTCAATTTTCCCACCTTGACACTTTTAGAGTGTTCTTCCGCCATTTCGATGACTATTTGGAATATAGCGTGAGATCTAGAACTGTGCTCGTTCATGTTCGTGGCGCCTGTGGTTCTGTTTAGATTTCCTATTCTCATTGCCTTGAACATGTCGGCTTCGCTCTTGCACGTTTGTGAATGAAGGTGCGTTACGTAGACTCCTTGACCATTGTCCTGATAAAAGTAAGACGGAAGGTTTGATCTAAGCTACTGAGCATTTTTTTCGTCTACCCACCTCTCTCAATTCGAGCGGTTTGGAATGTTTCGTCTTCAATAAGTCTCTGATCTCTTCCATGTATATTTCCAAATAACGAACGGTCACCAAGAATTCGACACCAGTAGTTCTATTTATGTGCGCCCAAATTTGTTCGAAAGCTCTTGGGATAACACCTTGACCGTCTTCTACCTCTTTCGTTCCTTCCATTGTGTAGGTTTTGCCAGTGCCCGTCTGACCATATGCGAATACACAACCGTTATACCCTTCCAACACGGAGGACACCAACGGACGCACCGTCTCATCGTACAAAGATTGTTGAGTAGAACTAAAATAAAGTAGgagaaaaagtgaaaaaatcaGAAGTACAATCGTTTTCCTCCGAAACCATGGAGATGAAGAAACAACATCTGTAATACCATATGGAACATCAgaaatcaataataaaatattgtcaCCCTTAGAAACTTAGCAAAAACCTGAATCTCAACATTCAAGGTTATATAAGTGGGTATGATTCACAAACACTTGAAATATCCTTATTTGGAAAGAACTCAATTTGGGGAAACATTGCAACAGATTTCCAAAACTAATGAGACAATTTTTAAAGATCATACTCACTGCCAATCGTATACTGCATCGAAAGTAAACAATTTGGTCCTTTCATTTTCGCTCCTAGCTTTTGGATTTTGTACTTCGATAACGCCTCTACTGGGATAGGTTTTGATGATTGCCAGACATTCAGCCTGATCCTCCTTTTGGCTCATAGGACGACATCGTACAACTACCTGTACAGCCTCATTGCTGAGagtcttgaaaaaaaaatacgaaataggCAATGACGGAATTTCAAAACTTACTTGATACCTACAGATTTATCCATAATGAATGATGAATCTCTATTATTATGTAATAGAATATTAAATTAAATCTTAGATAATGAATGCATGGTACTTATATCGTAAAAATAATACTTCTgtagtattcaaattattgatTTTGTGGAGTACATATTTTCACATCGGGGAGTATCAGTCAAAAATGACAACACCTAGGTGATTTTGATTGCGCAGGTGTCATTGGGATTCGAATGTCATCATACGAATTACCATGGAAACGGGAGAAATAGGGCGGTGACGTAATTTGAATGTTTACAAAACAGCTGACGACATGAGGCCCAAAAAAAGACGTAATCGCGCTTAAGATGCCCTGAGCGATCACCCATCCAGGTATTGAACTCGTTCGTTGCCGCTTAATTTCTCGAAAGAGTTATTTTACTGAAAATATCTGTGATTCTTTCCATAGATAACGATTCATAATCCATAGAAATAATCTCTGTCATCTAACAGATGATCGGATGTTCTGTGCGTAACGTAGTAGTGATCTGTGGTCCTCAAGATCACAGAGTCTACTCTGTGGTCTACTTTATTCTTTGATCACAGCCACAGATTACATCGTTTTTGACAACTGAAAAGGTGACCTTGAGCGTCGACATGGGCGTAACATACGACTGGGCATTCACGTTTCCGCAATACAAAAAGTTTTCGAGTTAATTGGGTagataatttatttattcgttTATTTGAATTGAGGGATATCAACAGGTGGTTGTATTGACTCACTAGCGCAATCGGattgataaaaaattgttgAGAACTTTGAAATTTCCCAAACTCTTTACGATTGTGTAGTAGCGAAAAAAACATCATTTAAAGCACAAATTTTACGTTTTTATTCACAAACACGTATAACAGCACACACTGAGTACATTTTATTAGTAATATATCTGAATTAGGTATTAAATCGAGTTAATAATCCCACACTGGAAGAATGGATTCTTTCGGATTATGATCGATTATAACAAAGAATATTATGAATTAATTGATAACAACACATGGAGAATACTAGTTCTCCAATGAAGAAAATGATAAAAGACAGtcagtttttcaaaattcacagCTTGGCGTGAGAATAGTCCAGTTCATCACACTTGCACACAAAATTAGTACAAATTCGGTTATCATATCACAACACAATTCATTTTAATATGGCATAATATTCAagaacaacaaaaaataaataacattcgtaacaaaaataaataaagaatgtgtgaaaaacatcattttcccaaacaaaatatttgaaagagtGTATACATAAAATTTTTAATAACGCAAATCAGAAACAATTCGAAAAGTTTTAAAGATCACTCATATTTaagataaaactaaataacaatttttagTTACAAGAGAACACCGATGATTTAAATTTTATTAAATATCACTTTTTCTCAGACACGTTTCATTTATACGAACTTCTGCAATAAATTAATGAATAGTTTTTTATCGAAGAACTTTATGAAGGTTATTTTTTATGagatttattgaattataagtCTGAATACATCAACTTCAGTTTATGTTAGATATTTGATCACTATAATTATTTAATATCGATATTAATCAATCAAACTTTCAACGTAATTTTAAACAACTTAATAGGTTCCTTTCGATGATGATCTCGGGTAGTTGCTCGAGCGATACCTAGAAGTTTCAGATGAACGACCAAGCGTACCTGGAGGAATGGGTCTCCATCGTTGACTAGGTGCATCTGTGGTACGAATATATTCGGTTTAGATCAGTTTTACACAGTTAGCAAATTCACTTTAATTTTATAACGACTTTATTGATTGCGAACTTTAGTGACTACACGAGATGACCGTTTAAATTTAATATCGTCAAATCGGTgtgaaaaattaatataaatacATTCAAGAAGTCTTAAAACCACTCACCTCCATAATCTTTCCTGTAATAATCGACAGGGGCATAATCGTGTTCTTCATATCTATAATTCGAATTTGAATCTTCGAAGGGCCCTAAATGACGTCCATGGGCGTAGGATGGCTCATCGTTACTGTAACTTTCCTCGAGAGCTAACCTGGCCCTGTCCAGGATAGACAAGATTTTCGTTTTGGCCGGCATGACACGTGGAGTCATCACCGGCGTCCTAGTCGCGGTACGCATCACCGAGGGCGGGGGAGGACCTCTGGGTGGCATTTTGACCATTTCGAGATCCCGGTACGGTCCGGAGACGCTCAAACTTTCGAGTTCCCTCAGTTGTTCCTGCCTGATGGAATCGTTCTTGTCGGGTATCAAATATTTCCGAATTTCGGCCAGAGCGAAAGCCATTCTGGCATAAGCCTCTGCCGGTGGTCCGAATGCTGTAACTTCGACATGGAGTTCCTCCATGAGATGGGCGTATTTGGGATCGAGAGAGTTTTTTAATTCTTGTTCTTTGCACGGATCTCTCATGGACCCCTTGCCCAATATGGACATTTTGCACATAGTCTCCTCCTGAAGTCGTTTCAGGGAGTTGCCCTTAGGGCCTAATAGTTTACCGACGAAATTAAACTAGAAATAacagaaaattgattttccggTTATACAAATCGTGAAATCGCATTTGCTCACTTTTGGATGGTCTTGAACGGGTACCAGAACTTTCGTACTCAACTTGATGGGCTTCTCTCTGTAAATATTCACATATCTGAATTCCCTGGGCGGGATCTTTCCACTGCTTTGTACTTTTGATATTTCTAGAACAAGGCAGCAATATTAATATGTGGTTAACAACATATATTTTAATCACCTTGATCCAACAGCCTGATAGCATTGTTGTGTAAGACCTGATCTAAATCTGACTTTTCCTTGAATAGTTGTTGTATATATTCCCTTTCTTTAATAGATAATGGCTCTTGCTTATCGTTTGTTGACATATCTTCTTCGTTAGtgaattcattaaatttttgtttacgtttaggCATTTCTTCATtatcattcaaattatttctcTTCATTTTTATCGAGAGTTTGGAGATGTACTGAAAAGATTTTCGATGCTGGTTGAGGTTTAACGGGGAAACCTCTTGGTTTTCCCCGAATGTTATTATTTCCAAGTATTTTATTACTTTATTTGTTTCGATTCTCAACTGTTCAACATTATCTTCCTAACCGGCTTATAATCATAGATAAAAAATCCCTGCTCCTAATCTATGCTTATAATCACAGAACATCAAGGTTTCAATCAAAGATTATGgagtaactctataatctttggtttaaaTCAAAGAGGTTTCAATGTTGTCCATAGAAACCTACACAAGGACAGAATTTATCTGTGGTGAGTGCATAGACCACTAAaatcagagacaagagaaaagagagactgccgaatagataggcaacacgggggacacgtttttagaattaggttaagaatttttggaATCCCGTCGGAAATGGCGCTAGTGTTTAGTGGCCAGTTCAAGAACTAGTggatgtggatgaaagaaatctGTAATCTATGACAGAACTCAAGTCAGCTGATTTCCGTTATTCCGTCTGAGTTTGTTTTGTTTAATGCAAAAAGTTAGAgtatttcgagatttttgtttattccccgaaaaagaaattgtttgcttttgaacacatggtgagtttttgtatatatttctatttctataatcaattaaaattatgtattgcttgattttacaaaattgcgaaatgttattcattttttggataccaaaatatagaataatttttttcagatcccATGCCCAGAAGAAACAAGAAAGACTCAAATGGCTTTCAAGTCTGGATGGCTTTAAACAATAAATGCCACACAAAAGTTGTAGGGACCAGGGATTCAAGTTTTTGAGAACTAGAAGTCCCAATCTAGGGGATCCTCCGGGAAATATGTTTGCTGCTTTTGTTATTATTACATCatataaaactgcaataatttgatatttgaccatttctaaatctaacaagagttatgaaaatgatgagaatGGCATATTGTATCGCCATTTAGACATATTGCATCGATAACCCCTaagttgatattatttttgaagtcgcatgtaacatttttctggtTTACATGTGAAGAACATGTGGACTTGGTTGTTCATGATTAATTGGAGTATGGTATGTATTTCTCTAATAATTGTAAGAAAGTATTACGATAATATACAATATGATATGACCACATAGAAATAAAGCCTGAATCCATCAAATTCAGTTATTCATGTATATCAAAGTTCAGTTTTTGTGTTTAGTTTGGCCCAtattatttatccattcaacCCTTTACAAGATCAGTTCCTTTATATAATGTATCCTGTACAATATTGTAATTATAGTTGTTATTgtcaaatatttctattatatattcatttcggttaattttctgtatattttttctatacaaatgtaattttctaatattttcatgaatatatatttatttcagttgatttCCTATTTTATTACACTATTTCATGATTCGTCTAAAAATCTATAATTACCAAgtttgaaaaatacactccatcgactctctctactcctatcgttcttttaatcgaatctttcccactaaactcgataaaaagaacaataggagtagagagaggcgacggagtgtatttttcgaacttggtaaatattatttcaaaaacgaggCCGTTATTTGAATTTCCCGCGCAAATTTTTTCGGATTAGTTTCTCCAGTTGCCAAGGGGGGCGCCACAAAACGTGTCGCCCATGAATAACACTGAATTGACTACTctcctctttccctttctctatgactAAAATCACGGTATAGGCAGCACATCATATTGATCCACCATACTACCCTTGTATGTGTAGTTGCAGTCCCGGTTGTCAGGGGCTGAAATAGTATTGTGTGAAAGCAGCCGGAATTACCTTTTTTCGTTGAAACTAAGCGCGGATTCGGAATCACGGACcccgaattatccagaaaacatgtaggACACTtcgatatctaaaagttggattttcgatttcgatcgaaaaaaacgcaaggctatacatcatgaaaaattttcggcgaaaatactttttcttcgtatcgttttgaaattcataaTATAGATTCAATAGATCCtgctctatcagaaactgcaatccgttcttcttcaagtgacttatttttcgttttatgcCCTTTTGGGAGGTCGGGAACTTTGgtaggccatagcagccgaaataaatttttttcgtcaaaactgagctcagatttggaatcagggaccccgaattatccagaaaacatgtacgacacttcaatatctaaaatttggatttttcgatttcgatcgaaaaaaacgcaaggctatacatcatgaaaaattttcggcGAAAATACTTTCTTcttcgtatcgttttgaaattcataaTATAGATTCAATAGATCCtgctctatcagaaactgcaatccgttcttcttcaagtgacttatttttcgttttatgcCCTTTTGGGAGGTCGGGAACTTTTgtaggccatagcagccgaaataaatttttttcttcaaaactgagctcagacaTGAAAAGAACATAATCGAAAGAATACATTTAtgatttttctcttcaattctTATATGAAATCATGTGATTaataggaaattttgttttacagGTGCCAATCAAGTTGATGGAAACTCGCTAGTGCTGACCGATTAGGAGGAAAGAAACTGTCCACAAGAAGTCATTCAAATTATATAacctttttttctattttatataATCATATGTATATGCATTGCTCTTCATGTGAGAAGTTGTTTTTTTACTTATTTATTCTACTAGTTCTTCACTTATCCATGATGAAAATTGTATAATTTCACGAAATAAagaaagatattgaaaaaaaccaACGTTTTATTCTTTAAAATTACCCCAGTAATGACTAGAGTTCGAAAAACGAACATGTCAAGAATAAAAGAGAAATGCCCTGAAAATTCAGAAATACCTCCTCGCTTTCCTGTGATCCtaatacaaaattcaaattttcgaagATTTGTACTTCAAGAATTAcacaaaaatggaatttttatcaggagCACAGGATGGCGAGGAGGTATCAGGAGGACCCCTTAAAAATTCGGAAATAGGCAACACACAATACACCGTCATGTATGTTTGGTTGCCTATCCCATGGATCAGGCGCTGCTCCGGATACCTCCTCGCTCTCCTGTGATCCTAATACAAAATCCAAATTTTCCGAGAATCATACCTCAAGAATTACACAAAAATCGGATTTTGTATTAGGATCACAGGAGAGCGAGGAGGTATCCGGAGCAGCGCCTGATCCATGGGGCAGGCAACCAAACATACGTGACGGTGTATTGTGTGTTGCCTATTTCCGAATTTTTAAGGGGTCCTCCTGATACTCCGGATACCTCCTCGCTTTCCTGTGATCCTAATACAAAATCCTATTTTGTGTAATTCTTGAGGTATGAATCTCGGAAAATTCGGATTTTGTATTAGGATCACAGGAGAGCGAGGAGGTATCCGGAGCAGCGCCTGATCCATGGGGTAGGCAACCAAACATACATGACGGTGTATTGTGTGTTGCCTAATTCCGAATTTTTAAGGGGCCTCCTGATACCTCCTCGTTCTCCTGAGATCCTGAtacaaaattccatttttgtGTAATTCTTGAAGTACAAATCTTCGAAAATTTGTATTTTGTATTAGGATCACAGGTGAGCGAGgaggtttttttgaattttcagggCCTCTTTTTCATTCTTGACACGTTCGTTTTTCGAACTTTAGTCATTACTGGGGTAATTTTAAAGAATAAAACGTtggtttttttcaatatctttctTAATTTCGTGAAATTATACAATTTTCATCATAGATAAGTGAAGAACTAGTAGAATAAATAAGTTAAAAATCAACTTCTCACATGAAAAGCAATGCATATACATATGTTTATATAAAATAGGATAAAGGGTTATATAACTTGAATGACTTCTTGTGGACAGTTTCTTTCCTCCTAATCGGTCAGCACTAGCGAGTTTCCATCAACTTGATTGGCACctgtaaaacaaaatttcctattAATCACATGATTTCATatcagaattgaaaaacaaaatcatgAATGTATTCTTTCGATTATGTACTTTTCAtgtctgagctcagttttgaagaaaaaaatttatttcggctgctatggcctacCAAAGTTCCCGACCTCCCAAAAGGgcataaaacgaaaaataagtcacttgaagaagaacggattgcagtttctgatagagcaGGATCTATTGAATCTATAttatgaatttcaaaacgatacgaagaaaaaagtattttcgccgaaaatttttcatgatgtatagccttgcgtttttttcgatcgaaatcgaaaaatccaacttttagatattgaagtgtcgtacatgttttctggataattcgggGTCCCCGATTCCAAATCCGCGCTTAGTTTCAACGAAAAAAGGAAATTTCGGCTGCTTTTGCACAATACTTCAGAATATGAATCACATTTCCATCCATGTAAAATGTACATGACCAGACGGAAAACAACGGACCGAATCCTGAAGTTTTCGAAAGAAATAAGTAATCGTCAAGGGCGCCGAAACAAACATTCCTTCATACATAAACCCACGGCGCTGGTCCACGCTTATTGATCTTCCACTTACTTGAGTGGGAGCTCATCTCCGAGCAGACCGCGTAAAAATGCCGGACGTGTCGCGTTGAAAAGTGCCCAAAATACACacatttttatattataatagCATGACAGCGGCAGAAAGAGCGGACAACCAACTGACGCCCCAGACGCCGGTGTTGACGGTTGCCTGTCGCATCCTCAGGTCTCCATCTCACGAGTCCGTTACTACGGATCTTTCCCTGTTCTCGGTATCTTCGTCGGCTTCCGACGCCCACGGTAGGAAGATTTTGAGCTTtggaaaatgtgaaaatacgTTCATAAGGGGCCATAGTCCGAATCCCGAGCACAAGGGCCATACGAAGTGAGTAGAGCCGTTTGTCTATTTCTGATGTTTATGTTTACTTTCATCCGCTTACACCCTTCTTCTGTTATGTCACTACCTGTGTTTGTGGTTTCGTAGATGTGGAGGTGTCTTCGAAATGAAAGTATCACCGTGATATCCCATAGATGTcaataatgaaatgagtttACCTCAAAATTTACCATCCTTAAGATAATTTATTTTATGATAACCTAACTGCAGTGATACCATTTTCTCTGTCAACACTTTAAAGCATTGCCTTAAACTGATAGCGTGCAAGCTGTAATCCAAGTACCTACTGGACCTTTCTTTCGTTTCACCTACATTAATctaaaattgaaacattttttttctcaattttaatCACAGAATAGAGTAGCCTGTCATCTATGAATCTCACCAAGGTTACTTCAAGGATGTAAACCAccgaaattgttttttcttgatGACGCATGATTTGGAACTGCATTTTACTCTGTGATTATATTTTTGGGAGGTTATTTCCGACAGTTTCTTTTCTCCAAATTCGTATATCATAATTTCTTTCGTTAATATTATTCTTTCGATGATTTTTCAGGCAACCCGATATACCAGAAATCCTCTGGTTCGAGGAGGAAACGGAATTGATAAGGAGTTGCGCGGCACTATCCTCTGCGGTCGGCCTACAAAAAAGTTTCAGTACCAGCGATATAAGTCAATTACCCTCACCTGAGGATGGACCCAACCTACCCGGCGTGCGTAATGCTGTCTCCGAATTAGCCTTGAATTCGTTACAGAGATCCGGTTTCTTATTGGAAAATGCCAAATTAGACTACACCTCAAGGTGAGTGTCCAAAAGTTTGTCTATGGTCCAAAATTCCGTGACCATAGACTTATTACCACGCTCGCTTATGATCGTCGTGAAGGGATCAACCACAGAAGACATGACTTGTTTTTTCTACAAATTACTTATTGAATTCATTTCAGATCTTGCTCGACATGGGTAGCGGTCGGCGATATAGCGTCCACATCTCAATTGCCTTCTCCTCACGGAAGTCATTCCAACACGGCTTCTCACCATGCGCAAACCAACACACCGCCTCCACCAGTATTCACGGCGGCGGACTTTATAAGATCGGTCAacaaaaaggcaagcacgcttTTTTACAGTGTAAAACGGCTCCAAGATTTATTGACATCGTAGTAGGCCTTTAAAGCCCAGACGCAGCCTTATATCTGATCACAGAATATCACTCATTATTTCTATAGTTAAGAACATAGAAAATATCTTTTGTCAGTG
The window above is part of the Coccinella septempunctata chromosome 8, icCocSept1.1, whole genome shotgun sequence genome. Proteins encoded here:
- the LOC123319118 gene encoding kinesin-like protein Klp68D; this encodes MDKSTLSNEAVQVVVRCRPMSQKEDQAECLAIIKTYPSRGVIEVQNPKARSENERTKLFTFDAVYDWHSTQQSLYDETVRPLVSSVLEGYNGCVFAYGQTGTGKTYTMEGTKEVEDGQGVIPRAFEQIWAHINRTTGVEFLVTVRYLEIYMEEIRDLLKTKHSKPLELREDNGQGVYVTHLHSQTCKSEADMFKAMRIGNLNRTTGATNMNEHSSRSHAIFQIVIEMAEEHSKSVKVGKLNLIDLAGSERQAKTGATGDRLREATKINKALSSLGNVIYALAENSAHIPYRDSKLTRLLQDSLGGNSKTIMIANIGPANTNYEETIVTLRYAYRAKSIKNQPIKNEDIKNTKLLELQEEIERLKRLIEEKNRGIELTGQIEYEVSSEDDDDDNEKEEKVKKLELSKVEVSELAKQLKTLENQMVHGGNLVDSVKENEMKLEQQRLEIAARKKREIEIQQKIEEEEENCHELKQVFASLQQEVDFKRDKLKRLYARLQSVKQEIKDCHEEYVRSRKEIEESNDNASMQLRKRFLIIDNFVPTEERTRLLNLAYFDDDKDNWILNKEQYKLARPIAHNYRRPISDYAVQRSHNSSKYRGENILDLNLDMPLRTTQDYTYPAVCPQIKAFVSNIITQESQNNHIKLPAHSVAVKSATSKLEKEGKYKQAIRNIVEVHNQKSRQNSARPVF
- the LOC123319150 gene encoding KH domain-containing, RNA-binding, signal transduction-associated protein 3-like — protein: MKRNNLNDNEEMPKRKQKFNEFTNEEDMSTNDKQEPLSIKEREYIQQLFKEKSDLDQVLHNNAIRLLDQEISKVQSSGKIPPREFRYVNIYREKPIKLSTKVLVPVQDHPKFNFVGKLLGPKGNSLKRLQEETMCKMSILGKGSMRDPCKEQELKNSLDPKYAHLMEELHVEVTAFGPPAEAYARMAFALAEIRKYLIPDKNDSIRQEQLRELESLSVSGPYRDLEMVKMPPRGPPPPSVMRTATRTPVMTPRVMPAKTKILSILDRARLALEESYSNDEPSYAHGRHLGPFEDSNSNYRYEEHDYAPVDYYRKDYGDAPSQRWRPIPPGTLGRSSETSRYRSSNYPRSSSKGTY
- the LOC123319440 gene encoding uncharacterized protein LOC123319440, whose protein sequence is MTAAERADNQLTPQTPVLTVACRILRSPSHESVTTDLSLFSVSSSASDAHGRKILSFGKCENTFIRGHSPNPEHKGHTKQPDIPEILWFEEETELIRSCAALSSAVGLQKSFSTSDISQLPSPEDGPNLPGVRNAVSELALNSLQRSGFLLENAKLDYTSRSCSTWVAVGDIASTSQLPSPHGSHSNTASHHAQTNTPPPPVFTAADFIRSVNKKVRQNYIKRRLFTTYKALERLSQSEFNLDRLEVAPSTAAASIATTDCSQSMHVGSSSRLTVPGASPILKPPTPTNSTDAAMLRIAKQKASKNLPLTIRDVERERGKPLSKYERNMMVFNWLHTLDDNAFPVEGIQ